Genomic DNA from Acetilactobacillus jinshanensis:
CGGCTGAAGTCGCGACGGATAATTGGCTTAATCAACCATTAGCCAAAGTACAAGGTAACATGGACTTTAAAGATCCGCACCAAGCCAGAATTAATGGTTGTGCTTACGACCGCTTCATTCAGAAGATGCAGATCCAGTTAACCCACGCTGATATTTCAGCTAACGCCCTCTTTACCGATGATAGTCACGGCTTTCCAAGCCCGGTTACGATCCGTGACATCATGGTGAACTACGTCTACCCGAATAAGCTATGCTTATCGGTTATTAACGGTAAAATTCTGAAAGAGGCCGTTGAACAAAGCGCTAAGTACTTTGACTACCATGATGGCAAGATCGTGGTCAGCAAGGCCTTCAGTGAACCACAACCACTGCAATATTTATATGATTTGTACTACGGCTTTGATTACGTAATCAATGTTGCCAAGCCAATTGGTCACCGAGTTACCAAATTGACCTACCATGGCAAGCCAGTTCGTCCCGATCAGCAGTTTAAGATGACGATGAATAATTACCGTGCCGTCGGTGGTGGCTTCCCGATGTTCAATAAGCACCAGATCAAGTGGATCTCTAAGAAAGGGATGCCACAAATTATTGCGGAATATCTAAAGGAGCATCCGGTAATTAAGGCAGATTCGACTCATAATATGAAAGTAATCTATCAGCCTTAACCCGTATTTTTATGATGCAATAATGATGAACTTAGTGGATTATTATATAAATTTTATTCACTTTTTACTCAATTCGACCCAATCTAACTTCCGTTCATGATATAATTGGACCGAGCTTTCGTCATTCAAATCAGGATTTGACGAATGAGAATTATTAAATGAGGTGACAACTTATGAAAAAGCATACCAAATGGCTAACGCTTGGTACTATTCTGCTAGCCTCAATGACGGGCTTAGCTGCTTGTTCCAACAATAAGCAGTCAAGCATGCCAAATAAGCACGTCCATCTGTCACAGAATTACAGTGTCTCGAGCAAAGCCACGAAAGCTGGTAACGACAGCACCTTGAAGATTGCTAACATCAGTAAAGGGCCCGTAACTCAGCCTGCTGCACCAACGTTAGAAACCACCCAGGAAGGTAACAACATGTATAAGCCCGGTGGCTTCGGTATCATGTTCAATCAGAACAAGGACTACCACATTATTAACGGTGGCCTTGCCAATCTGAAGCTGAATCGTGCCAACAATACCGCAACCGTTACCTTGCGCAAGAACGCCAAATGGTCCAACGGGATGAAGGTTACCGCTAAAGATGTTGAATATCCGTACGAAATCATTGCGAATAAGCACAGTAAATCCAATCAATTTAGTACTGATATGAACGACATTAAAGGGATGGCTGCTTACCACAACGGCAAAGCCAAGAAGATCTCCGGGATTACCTTCCCAGATGGTCCTAAAGGCCGCAAGACCGTAATTCACTTCAACCACTTAATGCCGGCCCTGAAGTACAACGGTAACAGTACCATGTGGAACGGGGTTGAACCTTACGAATACTTAAAGAACGTGCCGATCAACAAATTAGCATCGTCCAGTAAGGTCCGTAAGCACCCGATCTTCGTTGGCCCATACAAATTAAACAAACAGGTTCAAGGTAACATGACCAGCTGGGTACCGAATAAGTACTACTACGGCAAGAAGCCACAAGTTAAGCACATTGATATTCAGGTTGAATCACCTGCTAACATCGCCGAAGCCATGAAGCATAAGAAGTACGACTTCGCCTTTGGTTCCCCGGTATATCAGTACCCACGAATGAAGAAGTTAAGCGACTACACTGAAGTTGGCTTACCTAAATTAGGTTACAACGTCTTTGGTTTCAACGTTGGCAAGACCGATAAAAACGGCAACGCCGTCATGAATTCACACGCCAAGATGGCTAACCGAAGCTTACGTCGTGCCATGATGTACGCATTAAACCTGAACTTAGTTGCCAAAAAGTACGGCAGTGGTTTAACTTACCGTGCCAATACCTTAATTCCACCGGCATACCGTGATTTCCACAGTTCTTACAGTGTTAACCCCGGTTTCCCTCACAACATGAACAAAGCTAAGCAGTTACTTAAGAACGCCGGCTACAAGAAGCGTAACGGCAGTAAGTTCGTTTCTCAGCCGAACGGTAAGAAATTAGTCGTTCGTTACGAATCACCAACCGGTTCATCCCAGGACGACACCTTAGATAACTACTTCGTTCAGCAGTGGCGTCGCTTAGGCATCGATGCCAAATTCACCGAAGGCAAACCGATTGACCAGAATAGCTTAATTGCAACGTTGTTACGTCATAAGCAAACGTCCGTTGACGTTTACCGAATCTACTTCGGTATGAACCCTGAACCAACCCCAACTGGTTTCTTCAGCCGTCAGTCATCATTCAACTTAAGTCACTTTGTAACCAAGAAGAACACTAAACTCCTGAACGAAATGAACGATTCTGCATCGTTCAGTAAAGCCCACCGAGCTAAGGTCTTCAAAGAATGGCAGAAGTACATGAATAAGGAAGCCGTTTACGTTCCTGAATTCTATACCCCAGACTGGACCGCCGTTAACCACCGTGTTAAGGGCTTCAGTATGTCCCCAGCCGACAATAACCTATGGAGTAACTTAAGCTTAACGTCAAGCAAGATTAAGTAATTAAATTCATAATCATTTTTAAAGATCTTTAGAAATCACTTTTAAAGATCTTTTTATTTTCAATGATTATTCCTGTTTAAGAACATTATGTATAATTAAATAAATAATTATTCAAATTAACTTGACATTATCTAAAAATTAGTTAATATAGTAAACGTAAAGTTGATTAAGTCGAAAGAAGGTAAGTTTGATGATACTAAATAGTTCTGAAATGCGAACAATCTCTATCAATTCGCAAGTCGTCATGGTCAGTGTGGTAGTCGTCTTAGACTTATTAGTCTTATTAGTCTTATCACTCTGACTGTGTGAACGTTTGAGAGCTATTTAGTTCTGTTAAATAAGTGTTCACATGGTAATAAACAACTAAACCGTGTGGATGCTTGAATCCTTCATCATCAGTATGTAATTCAAAACCATTCATCATATTTAACATTCATAAATCCTCACGGTTTAGATAATTACCACTAAGCCGTGAGGATTTTTTCGTTACTTCAAAAGAGATGATGTAATTATTGTCCAGGTCGATTTAGAAATTTTTGAATGTTGATGTTGTTGATGAAGATTAATGATGAGGTGAACAAAGTATGAAACGACATAATATTAAATGGTTAACGTTAGGAACAATGATTTTGGCATCGATGTCAGGCTTAGCCGCCTGTTCCAACAACGCGAGTAAAACTAATAAGCACGTTCATTTATCACAGACCTACACTGCACCTGGCAAAGCCACTAAAGCAGGCAACAAGAGTACTTTAAGGATTGCTAACATCAGCAGTTCCCCATTCTCAGGAGTTGCTTCACCAGCTTTACAAACGACTGCTCAAGATGTTGATATGTTCCAGCCCGGTGGTGCCGGTGCCCTATTCAACCAGAATAAGCATTACCAAATCATCAAAGGCGGTTTAGCTAGCTTAAAGCTAAACAAAAAGAACAATACCGCGACCGTTACTTTACGTAAAGGCGCTAAGTGGTCCAACGGCATGAAGATCACCGCAAAAGATGTTGAATATCCATACGAAATCATCGCTAACAAGAAGAGTAAGTCCCAGCAATATAGTACTGATATGAACGACATTAAAGGAATGGCCGCATACCATGCTGGTAAAACCAACAAGATTTCCGGGATTACTTTCCCAGACGGTCCAAAAGGCCGTAAGACATTATTCCACTTTAACCGTTTGATCCCAGCCTTAAAGTACAACGGCAACAGTACCATGTGGGACAGCGTTGAACCTTACGAATACCTAAAGAACATCCCGCTCGATCAAATTCAGTCCTCCAGCAAAGCCCGTAAGCACCCGATCTTCACCGGTCCATACCGCTTAAAGAAAGAAGTTCAGGGTGAATCCACCAACTGGGAACCGAACCCGTACTACTGGGGTAAGAAGCCTCACATTAAGCACATCAACATTCAAATCGTATCACCAAGTAACTTGTCAGCTGCTTTAAAGGCCAAGAAGTATGACTTCGCTTTTGGCTCACCGGCAACTCAATACCCACGCATCAAATCCTTAAAGGACTACAGCGAAGTTGGGACGCCTGAATTAGGCTATAGCGTAATTGGTTTTGACCTTGGTCACCTTAATAAATCTGGCACCAGCGTAATGGATCCAAAGTCTGAAATGGCTAATCCAAACCTACGCAAAGCTATGCTGTACTCATTAAACCTGAACGAAATCGCTAAGAAGTTTGGTCATGGCCTTTCATACCGTGCCAACACTTTGATCCCACCGATTTACGGTAAGTACCATGCTTCTTACAAGTCTCAGCCAGGTTTCCCATACAACATGAAGAAAGCTCGTAAGCTACTAAAGGATACTGGTTACAAGAAACGTAACGGCAGTAAGTACTTATCACAGCCTAATGGTAAGAAGTTAATCATTCATTATGGTGCACCTCAGGGTTCCGCTGAAGATGATGCTCAGGATAACTACTTCTTACAGCAGTGGCGTAAGTTAGGCCTGGACGCTAAATTTACGAACGGTCGTCCATTAGAATTCAATAGCTTAGTTGCCACCCTACTGAAACCTAAGCAGAATTCCATTAACATTTACCGGATCGAATTTGGTTTAAACGCTGAACCAACCCCAATTGGTTTCTTCGGTGACCAGTCCAACTTCAACATGGGTCACTTCGTATCAAAGGAAAACAACAAGCTAATGGCTGAAATGAATAACAAGAAGTCATTCAAGATGCCATACCGTATCAAGATCTTTAAGAAGTGGCAAAGATACATGAACAAGCAAGCTGCTTACGCTCCAGAATTCTTTAACATCACCTGGACACCCGTTAACCATCGTTTAAAAGGCTACAGCTTATCACCTGCCGATAATTACCTATGGAGCAACTTGGAATTAACTGCTAAGTCACCTAAGTAATTCTAATCATTGCATATATCTCCTTAATTAAATAGACATCAAACGAAAAGGACCTCACCTGATTAAGTTCAGATGAGGTCCTTTTTGTGCATATAAAGAGCTTAACTCATAGTACTTTTGGTCCCGGTGTTGACATAATCGCCAGGATGTGATCACCAAAAATCTGCCAGTCCTTGGTGTTACCAGGGATTACTAAATGATCGCCGGCTTTAATTTGATAACGGGCGCCGTCGACCATAATCTGACCGTTGCCATGCAAGATCGACAAGACCGTAAATTTCCTGTTCGGTAAGTTAAAGTTACAGCGACCGTGATCAATCTTGATCTTACTAACGTTGAAATAAGCGGCCTGAACCAATCGAGTGACTTTACCGCCACCAACGGTTGCTGTAAGCGGCCGTAATTCAGGATAAACCGGCGGAACCTTAATCATATCGATCGATTTTTTAATGTCTAATCGGCGTGGCTTGCCAGTTGTTGGATCAATTCGATTAAAATCGTAGAACCGGTAAGTAGCATCGGAACTGTGCTGTGTTTCTAGAGCAACAATCCCCTTACCTAAGGCGTGGACCATCCCAAACGGAACGTAGATAAAGTCTCCGGCATGAACCGGAATCGTCCGTAATAGTGATTTCCACTGGCCGGTCTTGATCCAGTGAACCAACTGTGATTTAGAACGGGCATTATGACCATAAAATAGGCGAGCTCCCGGCTTCGCAGCGATGATGTACCAGCATTCATCCTTGCCTAAATCATGATCGTGTTTCTTAGCGTAAGCGTTGTCAGGATGAACCTGAACCGATAAGTTTTGGTGAGCATCCAGGATCTTGGTTAAGATTGGAAAACGCTGGGTAGTATCAACGTTACCGAAGATTTCCGGATGGGTATACCAAACTCGGGCTAACGTCTGGCCCTTAAATTTACCGTTGCGAACTCGGGTTAAGCCATGGGGATGGCCACTAACGCCCCAACATTCACCAGTATGGTTCGATGGGATTGGGTAATGATAGAGACGCTTTAAAGCATCCCCACCCCAAAGTTTTTCATGAAAAACTGGTTGCATAAATAAGGGTTCTGACATATGATCATTTCCTTAAAATTAATTAATCTACAGTAAGCGCTTTCATTACTATTAAAATCTAAACTAATTTAATATGTTCATTTCAACTCTAAATATAGTTATTTAGTCAGCATAAATTATGTTGATTTCGTGGCTCGCTTCTAGTTATTTCATAGGTCCGCGAGTAAACAAAAACGCCATTCGTTTTCGAATGGCGTGTCATAGATTTAGGAGAAGGATTCACATAAAAATGAAGTAAGTATTACTTATGAGCCTGCATAATGTCCGGCAGGGATTTTAGGTTCTCACCATGGTAGTAATTAAAGAACTGCTGTAACGGATAATGCTTCGTCTTGGTTTCACCACGACGGTAATTTGGCGAGACGGCTTCAGTGAATTTACCATTATCTAAATGAAGATTGAGGTCTTCAACCGGAATGGCCCGTTCGTCGACGACTTTGGCATCGATCAAGAACGGATGCCCAGCTTTCATCGTCCTAAGGGCCTGTTTCAAAGCATCCGGTACTTCCGATGGTTTGATTATAGTTACGGCATTAACGCCCATGCTCTTAGCAATACCGGCAAAGCTCTGACTCTGCAGATCAACACCGAATTTGTCCATCGGGGCATCCTGCTGTTCACTGGCGATGAAGCCTAAGTCTTCATTAGAGGTAACAATGTTCAAGACTGGTAAATCATACTTGTGGAGCGTTACCAGATCCTGCATCACCATTGACATGGCACCATCACCGGCTAAATTAATAACCTGATGTTTTGGATAGTCCAACTGGGCCGCAATGGCACACGGTAACCCGTAGCCCATCGTGGCAAATAATGCCGACAAACTCCACTTATGATGGTATAGATTTAAGTAACGGAGACTGTCAATCGTGTTGTTACCAGTATCAACGGCATAAATGGCACTCGGGTCAGCTAACTTGTTGATCCAGTAGTAAAGCTGCTGAGTGTGAAGATACTTGGTGTTCATCGTCTGAATATGATGTAAATACTGATTCCAATTCTGTTTATCAGCAACTAAGCTCTGGAAGTAATGTGACGTCTGGGCATCGTGACTAGCTCGAAGAGCTTTGGTTAAAAAGTCACCGGCATCCGACCAGATGCCAAGATCTAGTGAATGATGTTTGCCTAATTCGCTGCGATCATCATCGACTTGAACGTACTTGAACGGATGGGATGCATAATAAGTCCGTGAGAACGAGAAGTCACCACCGATCGCGATCACTAAATCGGCAGACGAGATGGCTTCGTCAGCGGGCTTATCAGCAACTCGGTTAGCGGAACCCAAGAAGCCCTCGTATTTTGGATTAATTAGGCCTTTGCCTAAGACATCAGCACAAACCGGGATCTGTAACTTCTTGGATAATCGAACGACTAAAGCACCGTTGTTCTTAATTCCGCGACCGATGTGCATCACCGGACGCTTAGCCTGTTTAACCAGTTTTAAGAATTGGAGGATCTCTTGATGGGTGGCTTTCGGTTCAGGCTGCTTCTTATCCATAACTTCAGGTGCACTGGTGTAATTCCCTTCCGGAATTTTAACGTAACCAAAGTTATTTGGAACCACGACGACCGAAACGCCCTGGTTCTTGTAAGCCTGTTTAACGGCTTCGTTAATCACGTGCGGTAAACTTTCGGGTGTCATCACGATCCGGTTGTACTTCGCGATGTTGGCGAACATCGGGGATTCCGGAAATTCCTGGAAGTAATCATAATTCATTAACATGTTTGGGACCTGACCAACGATTGCTAAGACCGGTGCATGATCCGCTTTGGCATCATACAAGCCGTTAACTAAGTTAGCGGCACCTGGACCAGCGGAGCCAAAGCAGACCCCAATCTTGCCGGTTAATTTGGCGTGAGCACTGGCTGCCAATGCGGCAACCTGTTCATGACGGACCTGAATGTATTTCATGTGATTCTTTTCTTGATCTAAAGCATGCATCAATGAATTTAAGGAGCCGGCTGGATAACCGAACATATCTTTAACCCCATACGATTCAAGTACCTTTAACGCGATAACGTACGCTTCATCTTTTTTAGCCATAATATAACCTCTTTAATATCAATTAATCAAACTATGACTCGGTAACACTAGGTTTTAAATAATCAGCATTATTAATTAATCACCATAGGAAATCGCCATGACGAAATGTGTAATTAAATGGGCCCTCACTTATGCAAGCGCTTACATTATATGCACGATCATGACTTTTCATATTTAATGATAAGCGCCTTAATTCGATAAGCAATCATTTAGATCGGCTAAGATTAATTTGTGCAATATGTAATTTGATTTTAAAACAAAAAGCCCACGCAATCCGTGTTGCGTGGGCGATATAATTTATCAAATTAATAAGTGTTATTTACGACGTTTTTTGAAGCCTAAGGCATGACCTAAGCCACCCAGGATCGCTAAGACCCCGGCGATGATGCTAGCCCAGATCGACGTGTGATTTATGGATTCGTTCGGATTCGGTTTGTTAACCTGGTGCGATTGGATAAAGTCAGTCTTATAACTTCTTGAATGTGCATCATCATCATTCATGGATGACCCCGGTTGAGCATTAAGTTTAACAGATCCGGAATTATGGTTGGCATCCCCAGCTACATCAGGCTTAGCCTGTTGGCGAGTTTGATTGGAATTGATCATCTTACCAGCATAATGTGTCGGTTTAGCAGATTTAGTTGAATCAGCAATCGCCTCAGTGTGATCAACATTCGGCTGGTTGGCATTGATTGAATGATTAGTCTTATGATGAGTTACTTGAGCAGAACCATCTAAATCCGAATTGGTGGATGAACTTTGACTAAAATCAGATGCCACTTCAGTACTTTCCGGCGTCACAACGTTCTGATCTTCATGATTTGAATTCGAGGTTTGCTGAGTAGCACTCGTATTAGCGGCAATGGATGCCGAAACACTAGCAGCTACACTGGCTGCAGTTGAGGCGCTAAGAGAAGCCGAAGTGGAAGCACTAGTACTTGCTGACAACGATGCTGAAGTTGACGCACTTAACGAATTACTAGTGGATTCCCTTGCACTCTTTGCGGCATTAGAACTTGCCGTGGCCGCGGCTGAACTTGCGGCTTTAGACTCACTCGCACTTTTGGCTGCGGCAGAGGCACTAGCTCTACTCTGACTAGCTGATGCGGATGCACTGGCACTCTTACTAGCTGCAGCCTTAGAAGCACTGGCGCTTTGACTAGCAATACTATTAGACATTGATGCTGATTGACTTGCTGATGTTGATGAAGAGGCACTTGCTGAATTAGAGCTTGCAATCGATGCCGAAGTGGAAGCACTTATACTATTAGCTGTTGATATCGATTGACTAGTCGAAGTACTTGCCGATAGCGATGCACTGGTGCTTTGTGATGCTGATACTGATGCGCTAATACTCTGACTTTGAGCAGTCGATGCACTCAGACTTGCTGAAGTGGATGCCGCGATACTAGCTGATGTGCTTAATGATGCAGATGTCGAAGCACTTAAAGAGTTACTAGTCGATTCACTTGCACTCTTGGCTGCTTTAGACGCACTCTCGCTCTGACTGGCCGCCGCGGATGCACTAGCACTTTTTGCAGCACTGGCACTTGCACTAGCAGCCTTGGATGCATTTGCTTCACTTGTGCTCTTTGAAGCACTAGCTGAAGCTGAGATCGCTGCAGAGGTTGAAGCACTTTGACTGGCACTAATACTATTGGCTGTTGATATGGAATTACTAGTCGAAGTACTGGCGGATAATGAAGCAGAGGTCGAGGCACTTAATGAGGCACTAGTACTTTGACTCGCAGAAGTGGATGCAGACAAACTAGCAGATGTACTGGCGGATAGCGAAGCGCTCGTACTTTGAGATGCCGATTCACTAGCGGCGGTACTAATTGATGCCGAGGTCGATGCGCTAGCACGCTGACTTTGCGCGGTTGATGCGCTTAAACTTGCTGAAGTGGATGCACTTAAAGAAGCCGATGTGGATGCACTTTGACTAGCACTAATACTATTAGCCGTTGACACAGAATTACTAGTTGAAGTACTGGCGGATAATGAAGCACTTGTGCTTGCTGACGTTGATGCACTAACTGAAGCAGCAGTACTTGCCGATAACGAAGCACTCGTACTTTGAGATGCACTTGTGGATGTGCTAGCACTTTGACTCGCAGAAGTCGATGCAGACAAACTAGCGGATGTACTGGCGGATAGTGAAGCGCTTGTACTTAGGGACGCTGATGTCGAGGCACTAAGACTTGCCGAGGTTGATGCGCTTAAAGATGCACTCGTGGATTCACTAGCACTTTTTGCAGCACTGGCACTTTGACTGGCTGCTGCGGATGCATTGGCTTCACTTGTGCTCTTCGAAGCACTGTCAGATACCGCTTTTGAACTTGCAGCTGCAGAAGCACTTGCTGATGCAGCACTAGCACTGGATGCACTATTACTTTCAGCATTTGCACTATTCTGTAAACTTGTTAAGGTACTATTAGCTAAACTTAAATTGTAAGATTCACTATTATTAAATGTACCAATCATTGAAGCTGCAGAACTAATGATTTGCCGATCATAATTGGCTCGTTTAAGCTGGGTGGCTATATATTCATATTTTGCATACTTATTTAATAAAGTGCCATCTTTAGCATAATCATTGATCCAGTTTACCGTAGATCCAAGTGTACTATCTATACTTGTAGCATCTGACAATGCAGAAGAAGCCATATATCTAGGACCGCTGTCACCATGTTTATTCTTTTTTGTACTAATCGTTTTATTGGTTAACGAATTAATAATGTGATAATAACCAGCTAATGCAGAATTAGCAACGCTATTATTATACTGGGAAACAGCTTGACTAACAGCTCTTATACTACTCTGATACGCTTTATCAGATTGATTATCCATTAAAGCTGATGCATTAGCATTAACGTATTGATAATCATTAGCAGCCATTGATATTGCTGTATCACCCACGCTGCGCATTAAATTATTGGCACTTGTATTTAGCGATACGATATCTGAACTATTTGCACCGTTAGCATTATTTACATAGCCATCCATCGTTTGTCTAAAGTCAGAATACCCCGTTAAGCCAGTATTACTATAACTATTAAGGGCTGAGCTCAAACTATTAATATCTTTATAAGTATTATTAGACGATGACTTACCTTTATTATCGTTTTTATAGTTATTACCATTATTCTGTCTTGAAACTTTCGCTTTACTAAAAAGCTTGAAAAATTTCATTATTGATTGATGATTACCATTAGAGGTACTTAGGCTTTGAGTTGTCATCTGATTTGCATTAGATAACGAATTGGCATTTGATTTAGTCTCTGTCGATGAACTAATGGAATTTGAAGTTGCTTGCGATACCTTATTTACAGATGCCTTTGAAGCAGAACTAGATCCAGTTGAATTAGTGCTACGGCCACCCATTTTGTTCGCATGCTGCAAATGATACACTGGTGAATAATTATCACCGGTATTTTCTCCTGAATTTTGATTTGCAGTTAACGAACCCTTTTGACGATTAACGTTATTTTCAAGGGCATGATTATCGCCAGCTGATCCCTTAGGCTTATTATTCAGACTGGTTGTTCGAGCGCCATTACTTTGTCGATCGGCTTGAGCATGAGCCTTGGTATGCGACATCATTTTGGCGCCACCGAGCGTCATTAATAGCGTCATTGCCACGGTAAGCCCGTGTTTTTTAATTTTACGCAAAACTTTTTTACCTCTAACTTTCTTACCTTGATGCTGATTGTTATATGACATGATTAATTCGGCTTCCCTATTTTAATCTGCATCATTATGTCGTTATTTATACTTTATGTGTTGAAATCTTAATATATTCTAAATTTATTATAGCCCATAACTTAGTTAAAAAGTGTCAATTCTTACAAAAAGAAAGGGCCCTTAGAGTTTAAATTATAATTATACACGAATCACAAAAAATAAAAAGGTCCAATTCCAATTAAAATTGGAATCAGACCTTAGATTTGATTTAATTATTAAGATTTATTTGCGACGTTTCTTAAAGCCAAGCGCATGACCAAGTTCAGTCATGATCGCTGCTAAACCAGCAAAGACTGAAGCCCATACCGAAGTATGAACGATTGGTTCGTTAGTCTGCGGCAATTTCTTAGCTAGGCGAGCTCTTTCACGACTACCTAACTTTAACTGGCCAGAATGTTCAAGCATTTGTCGAGCTAAGCGTGGGTTATGCTGCACTGCATAAGCAAACCGTTGAGACGGTGTCAAGTTAGCAGTGTGGCCTCTTGACTGTCCCATTCGGCTTCCACTTAATTGACCCATTGAGCTTTCGGCACCCAATCTCAGCTGTTCTTCCTTGACGGCTTTGTAAACCTTAGAGTTATGAACGGCTAAGTAGTTCATGTCGTTGACCGATGCTCCCAGGGCAACGCGATGAAGAACGTCACGATAAAGTTGAGTATTAGTCGGTTGCTGAGTAAGCTGCTTAGCAATTCGGTTAGCCTTTTGGGCAACGTGGTTGTAGGTCGTCAGCTGTGTCTTTTGCAAGTGGGTCAATTGTTCTTTGATCCCTTGTAATTGAGCAACCTTACGATCATGCAATACCTTTGGATACTGCTTTGGATCAATCAGTTTAGCAGTCTTTAACTGATGTTTGTTCATGTGAACGGCATCGGTAGGCGTGACGCGATGATGAGCAATATCACGGTTAATCTTCTTAGAGCTTGGTGCCTTTGGGTTAGATGGTTTAGCTTTATTCGCCTTTCTAGAAGCACTCGAACTAACCTTCTTAGAAACTGATGATGGAGTACGTCCACTAGTTGAAGTGCTACTACTTGGGATTATCGGTGATGGATAAACATCAGGTGC
This window encodes:
- a CDS encoding ABC transporter substrate-binding protein is translated as MKKHTKWLTLGTILLASMTGLAACSNNKQSSMPNKHVHLSQNYSVSSKATKAGNDSTLKIANISKGPVTQPAAPTLETTQEGNNMYKPGGFGIMFNQNKDYHIINGGLANLKLNRANNTATVTLRKNAKWSNGMKVTAKDVEYPYEIIANKHSKSNQFSTDMNDIKGMAAYHNGKAKKISGITFPDGPKGRKTVIHFNHLMPALKYNGNSTMWNGVEPYEYLKNVPINKLASSSKVRKHPIFVGPYKLNKQVQGNMTSWVPNKYYYGKKPQVKHIDIQVESPANIAEAMKHKKYDFAFGSPVYQYPRMKKLSDYTEVGLPKLGYNVFGFNVGKTDKNGNAVMNSHAKMANRSLRRAMMYALNLNLVAKKYGSGLTYRANTLIPPAYRDFHSSYSVNPGFPHNMNKAKQLLKNAGYKKRNGSKFVSQPNGKKLVVRYESPTGSSQDDTLDNYFVQQWRRLGIDAKFTEGKPIDQNSLIATLLRHKQTSVDVYRIYFGMNPEPTPTGFFSRQSSFNLSHFVTKKNTKLLNEMNDSASFSKAHRAKVFKEWQKYMNKEAVYVPEFYTPDWTAVNHRVKGFSMSPADNNLWSNLSLTSSKIK
- a CDS encoding ABC transporter substrate-binding protein, whose protein sequence is MKRHNIKWLTLGTMILASMSGLAACSNNASKTNKHVHLSQTYTAPGKATKAGNKSTLRIANISSSPFSGVASPALQTTAQDVDMFQPGGAGALFNQNKHYQIIKGGLASLKLNKKNNTATVTLRKGAKWSNGMKITAKDVEYPYEIIANKKSKSQQYSTDMNDIKGMAAYHAGKTNKISGITFPDGPKGRKTLFHFNRLIPALKYNGNSTMWDSVEPYEYLKNIPLDQIQSSSKARKHPIFTGPYRLKKEVQGESTNWEPNPYYWGKKPHIKHINIQIVSPSNLSAALKAKKYDFAFGSPATQYPRIKSLKDYSEVGTPELGYSVIGFDLGHLNKSGTSVMDPKSEMANPNLRKAMLYSLNLNEIAKKFGHGLSYRANTLIPPIYGKYHASYKSQPGFPYNMKKARKLLKDTGYKKRNGSKYLSQPNGKKLIIHYGAPQGSAEDDAQDNYFLQQWRKLGLDAKFTNGRPLEFNSLVATLLKPKQNSINIYRIEFGLNAEPTPIGFFGDQSNFNMGHFVSKENNKLMAEMNNKKSFKMPYRIKIFKKWQRYMNKQAAYAPEFFNITWTPVNHRLKGYSLSPADNYLWSNLELTAKSPK
- a CDS encoding type I phosphomannose isomerase catalytic subunit, encoding MSEPLFMQPVFHEKLWGGDALKRLYHYPIPSNHTGECWGVSGHPHGLTRVRNGKFKGQTLARVWYTHPEIFGNVDTTQRFPILTKILDAHQNLSVQVHPDNAYAKKHDHDLGKDECWYIIAAKPGARLFYGHNARSKSQLVHWIKTGQWKSLLRTIPVHAGDFIYVPFGMVHALGKGIVALETQHSSDATYRFYDFNRIDPTTGKPRRLDIKKSIDMIKVPPVYPELRPLTATVGGGKVTRLVQAAYFNVSKIKIDHGRCNFNLPNRKFTVLSILHGNGQIMVDGARYQIKAGDHLVIPGNTKDWQIFGDHILAIMSTPGPKVL
- the spxB gene encoding pyruvate oxidase, producing MAKKDEAYVIALKVLESYGVKDMFGYPAGSLNSLMHALDQEKNHMKYIQVRHEQVAALAASAHAKLTGKIGVCFGSAGPGAANLVNGLYDAKADHAPVLAIVGQVPNMLMNYDYFQEFPESPMFANIAKYNRIVMTPESLPHVINEAVKQAYKNQGVSVVVVPNNFGYVKIPEGNYTSAPEVMDKKQPEPKATHQEILQFLKLVKQAKRPVMHIGRGIKNNGALVVRLSKKLQIPVCADVLGKGLINPKYEGFLGSANRVADKPADEAISSADLVIAIGGDFSFSRTYYASHPFKYVQVDDDRSELGKHHSLDLGIWSDAGDFLTKALRASHDAQTSHYFQSLVADKQNWNQYLHHIQTMNTKYLHTQQLYYWINKLADPSAIYAVDTGNNTIDSLRYLNLYHHKWSLSALFATMGYGLPCAIAAQLDYPKHQVINLAGDGAMSMVMQDLVTLHKYDLPVLNIVTSNEDLGFIASEQQDAPMDKFGVDLQSQSFAGIAKSMGVNAVTIIKPSEVPDALKQALRTMKAGHPFLIDAKVVDERAIPVEDLNLHLDNGKFTEAVSPNYRRGETKTKHYPLQQFFNYYHGENLKSLPDIMQAHK